A genomic region of Tamandua tetradactyla isolate mTamTet1 chromosome 2, mTamTet1.pri, whole genome shotgun sequence contains the following coding sequences:
- the XKR8 gene encoding XK-related protein 8, whose amino-acid sequence MPGWSRVALLRDLVLGVVGTAAFLLDLGADLWAAGQYVSSGRYLWAALVLALLVLASTVLQLFSWVWLRADPADLHGSQPSGRCLALLHLLQLGYLYRCVQGLQQGLLVWQQEVPSEFDLAYADFLSLDISMLRLFETFLETTPQLTLVLAIVLQSGRAEYYQWVGICTSFLGISWALLDYHRALRTCLPSKPLLGLGSSIIYFLWNLLLLWPRVLAVALFSAVFPHYVALHFLGLWLVLLLWVWLQGTDFMPDPFSEWLYRATVATILYFSWFNVAEGRTRGRATIHLVFLLSDSSLLVASTVTHSAWMPGGISLQVLLPVGGFCFLLGLALRLIYYRWLHPSCHWKPDQVDGVRGLLSLEWCQLPQNRRITCLAQNFFPKVKDETALSGKREMNGVL is encoded by the exons ATGCCCGGGTGGTCCCGCGTCGCCCTGCTTCGGGACCTAGTCCTGGGCGTCGTGGGCACCGCCGCCTTCTTGCTCGATCTGGGCGCCGACTTATGGGCCGCGGGCCAGTATGTGAGCAGCGGCCGCTACCTGTGGGCCGCGCTGGTGCTGGCGCTGCTGGTCCTCGCCTCAACCGTCCTGCAGCTCTTCAGCTGGGTTTGGCTGCGCGCCGACCCCGCCGACCTGCATGGGTCACAGCCCTCCGGGCGCTGCCTGGCGCTGCTGCATCTCCTGCAGCTGGGCTACTTGTACAG GTGCGTGCAGGGGCTGCAGCAGGGGCTGTTGGTGTGGCAGCAGGAGGTGCCTTCAGAATTTGACTTGGCCTACGCCGACTTCCTCTCGCTGGACATCAGCATGCTGCGGCTTTTTGAGACCTTCTTGGAGACAACGCCACAGCTCACGCTGGTGCTGGCCATTGTGCTGCAGAGTGGTCGGGCTGAATACTATCAGT GGGTTGGCATCTGCACTTCCTTCCTGGGCATCTCATGGGCGCTGCTTGACTACCATCGGGCCTTGCGTACCTGCCTCCCCTCCAAACCCCTCCTGGGGCTGGGCTCCTCCATCATCTACTTCCTGTGGAATCTGCTGCTGCTGTGGCCCCGAGTCCTGGCTGTGGCCCTGTTCTCTGCTGTCTTCCCCCACTATGTGGCCCTGCATTTCCTGGGCCTGTGGCTGGTGCTGCTGCTCTGGGTTTGGCTTCAGGGCACGGACTTTATGCCTGACCCCTTCTCTGAATGGCTATACCGGGCAACAGTGGCCACCATCCTCTATTTCTCCTGGTTCAATGTGGCTGAGGGCCGGACCCGAGGCCGGGCCACCATCCACCTGGTGTTCCTCCTGAGTGACAGCAGTCTCCTGGTGGCCAGCACGGTGACTCATAGTGCCTGGATGCCGGGTGGAATCTCATTACAGGTGCTGCTGCCTGTGGGAGGCTTCTGCTTCCTTTTGGGCCTGGCTCTGCGGCTTATTTACTATCGCTGGTTGCACCCTAGCTGCCACTGGAAGCCTGACCAGGTGGATGGGGTCCGGGGCCTCCTCTCCCTCGAGTGGTGTCAGCTGCCTCAGAACAGACGCATCACCTGTTTGGCTCAGAACTTTTTCCCTAAGGTGAAGGATGAGACTGCTTTGtcagggaagagagagatgaatgGGGTCCTTTGA
- the SMPDL3B gene encoding acid sphingomyelinase-like phosphodiesterase 3b — protein MRLLELLIFLAHWRVARAEPGKFWHISDLHLDPDYKVSQDPLQVCPSAGSQPVPNAGPWGDYLCDSPWALINSSIHAMKEIEPEPDFILWTGDDTPHVPNERLGEAAVLGIVERLTKLIREVFPDTKVYAALGNHDFHPKNQFPAGSNNIYNQVAEMWRPWLSNESITLFKEGAFYSEKLPGPSRAGRIVVLNTNLYYTNNELTAGMTDPVQQFQWLEEVLTNASQAREMVYIIGHVPPGFFEKTRNKAWFRQAFNERYVEVIRRHHRAIAGQFFGHHHTDSFRMFYDDAGAPINVMFLTPGVTPWKTTLPGVVNGANNPGIRVFEYDRATLSLQDMVTYFVNLSQANEQGTPRWELEYRLTKAYEVPDAGAHSMHVALGRIASERDALQRYYVYNSVSYDARTCDEACRAEHVCALREVAFEVYAACLRGPSAAPAPGRALLLATLLGLRALFAP, from the exons ATGAGGCTGCTTGAATTGCTGATTTTCCTGGCGCACTGGAGAGTGGCCAGGGCTGAGCCAG GAAAGTTCTGGCATATCTCTGACCTGCACCTTGACCCTGACTACAAGGTATCACAAGACCCCCTCCAGGTGTGCCCGTCGGCAGGCTCCCAGCCAGTACCCAACGCGGGCCCCTGGGGCGACTACCTGTGTGATTCTCCTTGGGCGCTCATCAACTCCTCCATCCACGCCATGAAGGAGATCGAGCCGGAGCCGGACTTCATTCTCTGGACTGG GGATGACACGCCTCACGTGCCCAACGAGAGGCTGGGAGAGGCAGCTGTGCTGGGAATCGTGGAACGCCTGACCAAGCTCATCAGAGAGGTCTTTCCGG ATACTAAAGTCTATGCTGCCTTGGGAAATCATGATTTTCACCCCAAAAACCAGTTTCCAGCAGGGAGCAACAATATCTACAATCAGGTAGCAGAAATGTGGAGACCCTGGCTCAGTAACGAATCCATCACTCTCTTTAAAGAAG GTGCCTTCTATTCTGAGAAGTTGCCGGGTCCAAGCAGGGCAGGGCGAATCGTGGTGCTCAACACCAATCTGTACTATACCAATAACGAGCTGACGGCTGGCATGACTGACCCTGTCCAGCAGTTCCAGTGGCTAGAAGAGGTGCTGACCAATGCTTCCCAGGCTAGGGAAATG GTGTACATTATTGGCCATGTGCCCCCAGGATTCTTTGAGAAGACACGGAACAAGGCGTGGTTCCGGCAGGCTTTTAACGAGAGGTACGTGGAGGTAATCCGCAGGCACCATCGGGCCATTGCAGGGCAGTTCTTCGGGCACCACCACACCGACAGCTTTCGAATGTTCTATGATGATGCAG GTGCCCCCATCAACGTCATGTTCCTCACACCTGGAGTCACCCCCTGGAAAACCACATTACCTGGAGTGGTGAACGGGGCCAACAATCCAGGCATCCGGGTGTTTGAATATGACCGAGCCACACTGAGCTTGCAG GACATGGTGACCTACTTTGTGAACCTGAGCCAGGCGAACGAGCAGGGCACGCCGCGCTGGGAGCTCGAGTACCGACTGACCAAGGCCTACGAGGTGCCTGATGCGGGCGCCCACTCCATGCACGTGGCGCTGGGCCGCATCGCCAGCGAGCGGGACGCGCTGCAGCGCTACTACGTCTACAACTCGGTCAGCTACGACGCACGGACCTGCGACGAGGCCTGCCGCGCCGAGCACGTGTGCGCGCTGCGCGAGGTCGCCTTCGAAGTGTACGCCGCCTGCCTGCGCGGCCCCAGCGCCGCGCCCGCGCCCGGGCGCGCGCTGCTGCTCGCCACGCTGCTGGGCTTGCGCGCGCTCTTCGCGCCCTGA